The DNA sequence TAAATTAGTATTCCCTAAAGAGGTGTTCCAGTTTTTTTAATAGATCATTAGTTATAATCGTACACAATTTGATCTAATTTTACATTACTCAATATTTTTCCAAACCAATGTTGTCGTATATAAGACAAAGTAGATGTAGACAAAAAGTAGATGTGCAATCGAATAGGTTGACCCTTTACGTATTATATATTAAGAAGTAAGAAGGAAAATTTATCATTTATCAAATTGAAATAACTAAACACCTATTATAGAAAAACGAGAGACTTTGGCCCGCGCTACGCACACTTATCATCCAATATTTTAAAAACGTACAAAAATAAAAAATCGTCCTTCTAATTATATTATCAGATAACAAAAAATATATAGATGCACCGTATTCTTTCTTATAAATGAAAAGAATCGCAATACCGTATTATGAAATGGTCACCCTCTTAATAACGAACAATTAAAAAGCATATAGATGCACTAAACAAACATGATCGTGACATGCAAAAGAAAACTACATGAACTATTACTTGGTAAAACACTTGAATAAATATTCAAGGATTTTCTTCTCCAAAAAATTTTGAGCGTTAAGCAAAATGTGTACTAAGATTTTTTAATGGTTATATGTGTTCTTAAGGATTGTAAGAAGAGACCTTACTAAAAATCGATAAAATCGATAAACTTTGTTAAGTAGTATAACATGTATAATACCTCATTTATCTTGCTTAACAGGTATAGGTACTTGCAAAAATGTTGAATCTGAATAAGTAACAACAATTTGATATAATCTAAGTATGTATTGGCTGCAGACTAACATTGCTTATCCTGCGAGCACCCGCTTCCGTTTTTATATATTTGAGAAACTAATGATCAGTGTAAAACATGTGCGATGCACAAactttattttatatatttttttgtaaaaaaataattCGAATTGAATACTtaaacttttcacttaatttttttaaatagtATGATTCcataataaatatattaatacatatatatttatattttttagatatattttttaaaaaattatataattgaATGAACGATATacttttatttatatttattcgTGTACacaaaaaatattattatttaattaaaaattaagttTAGCTCATAATTATATAAGAGAGGCTGGCTAACGGCCTACCTTTGCACTGAATTCAGCTGAAtgataaatatataaaaaaacgTAGTTTAGTTTATGGTCAATTACTATACTAAATGTTATAAATAGAAACTTGAAATATAAGTTTTATTTACGTATGCCATCCGTTTAAACATTTGAATTAAAAAATGTTTATATTCAATACCAAAatttcttatttcttccagagGCCAAGTTTCTCAATGCCATATAGAGTTAAATGAACAATACATATTTTTAAATTTGTGTTGAACGACTTTGCACAGCCAAACCAACTTTTTCCTGCAAACTTCATATTTAGCCAAAACTAAAATGTTCTCGGTTACAAAAATGTGTTCCTCATATCTAATTTTGCAATAACTTCAGCACCATATTTTACCACCTAAAGCAAATGCAGTTCTTCGTCTTACAACAAACCTTCATTTAACTCTTGATAATGGGGGGTCAAAACCCATGTCAAGGTTCAAGATTTCTCATCCTTCTTATTGGTTCATCCGGAATAGCGATCATGTTTATGAATTTACAATCAATGTAGATCATTTAAGTTTCCAAGTATTTTCTTTATTCGCTATACATATCTAACTTTACATCTGCTCGGTCAATAAATGCACGAACATGTCTCACATGCATGAACAAAATATTTAAGTGATAATACATAATGCTAACACATAATTACAATCTATGTTAGTCAAACCAAATGTGAAACATACAATACAATGAAATCTTTTAGAGATAACGTTGCGCAAAATTCAGTTCCCTGGGTTCAGTAATGAAGGTGAATAGGTTTGATGTCAAAGAGAATCGTGACTATTGTAGAAATATCAATTATCTAAGATTTTACATAGGTACCCTATTCtaaaaagaataaaaatgttCTGAAAAATAATTAGAACCTAGAGATGTTTGCTCGAATATATAAATGACTCAAACTACctctttattttattaacttaTCACTGTATATACAACAATTATTCTTAAGACTTGAAAGTAACAAAGAATCATCTATCATACACTTTGCACTACCATTTTCTCTCTGCCGATGCTCTACAACTTTATAGTCTTCGTCATAGAGAGATTTGGTCAAGCACACATTTCCCACCTTTGTTTGCCTGAACGTCGGCCATCAACTTTGCTACTTCTATTCCAATCAGTTTGTTTTTGTTGCTGCTTCAAGTCCTGAATTTCAAGATTATATTGTTATTTTCTAAACAAATTAGAGAACAATACCTGCTTTCTCTCCCCCGGCTTGTGCAATGTACTTCTCCAGATAAAGTTTGATACATTTAATTATTTCTTCTTATCCATGGAAAGAAAATTCTACGACTTCATCAATGCGATCAACACCACTAAATCAAGATTGCCAGGATGGTTTTCCACCGGTTCAAGAACTATGTCTTTTGACTGATCCCTTGTGCGGAAAAGGAAGGCACTGACTGCACTTCTCCGAGCTTCACTCGTATAGATTTTGTTCCTCTCGCAAAAAAATGCATATGCAGTGATAATAAAGAAAATAACCCTCTGTTAGACTTCTTTGCCCAATCAAACAGCTGGTATATCTTCATAACAGCTTGAGAACCAAGTGGCGCAACATCTCCACCTGTCATCATTGCATAATCAAGCCTAGACTTGCGATCTAGCTCTCTTGCAGCCACTATCTTGGTTGTCGGGCTTGCTAAATGCTGAATTTTTTTCTGAAAAGAGGGATGTAAAATTATTTTCCCAAAAGCATTCCCACTTTTTGTAGTAAAAGCACTATTATCATCATATAAGAGGGTGCTAAAGAGAAACATACATGACACCTACAAATCTCCTatcaaattaaaatatttatacatTACATCTCTATTTGTAAAAAGTGCTTTAATAATAAAACTAAATTGATATATGATTCTAGTATATGTCATCTTAGATCTTAAACCTTATCGTAAACATGATCGAGCCTAGTTTTGATACAAATTAGTTTAGCATCTCCAACATTAAgctttacattattatttataataacTCAACAGTTCTTCGTTGTTATCATTCATACCCAACTATGAAAATAGCTTCACTACTATCAAGACCTACCAAAGTAGCAGCCTGACTAAAATAATAACTTAGACATTTATCATTACAATATAGTTGGTCCTTATTAATTTTctaaacattcttaattttagaatattaaataaaatttctAGTGCGTCAACCTTGACCATCCCATTTATTATATTATAGCAAAATAGTAGGTTGGCTACTGTTATTACATGTGGTCAACGGATGTACACAGTCGCACCCTCTGAGATCTTCAGCAGTCCCGCTACCATCCCTTCTAAAACATGAGCATCTTTTAATTGAATTTCAGATAGAGATTTTGGGATAGTCATACCTTAAGCAATATTATTGTTCTTTAGTTTTTACAAAGGATAGGATATTGGCGTTTGGTCCAATTTTTTTTTGGGAAACATCGTCAAATGCAAAAAGCttataaacagttcaaaaaaTGCAAAAGTCATATGTTGGAAGGGGACCAATCTGGAGCAACTGTTTGCTATTATTAGGTTGTTAACAAACAGTTTAAGGGCCGTTGGATGGGGGATTAACGGGTGAGATGGTACCCGGACCGCGGAAAGTTTCAGCGGTTGGTCTGGACGGACCGCGGAAAATTTCCGCGGTTGGGTGCTATCCCCTTATCCCCAGCACCCCAACAGCATCTCATTTCACCACAAAAACACCAAAATTTTGTAGAAAAATTCTACTCTCTCCAAGTTTACATTTTAGGCGATTTTGGGGCATTTTCATCAAGAACTTCAAGTTGTTTTGTCAATTCAAGGTATATTTCTTGTCTTAAATTTCTCATTTTCATGGCGGATAAATTATTTGCTCGCATGTTTCGTCATAAACGTCAAAATGAAAAAAAAGAGGCTATTGATTGTAGTTTACATCTTGATAGTTTAAATAGTAGTGAAGAACCTAAAACCCCTGTATATGTTGAAGATGATGATTTTGTAGATAGAAATGAGCaatttattaatttagatgaCGATTTGGTTGATGTTGAAGATGAAAGTGATGGAAATGAGGTTGAAAATGAGGTCGAAAATGATAGTGATAATGTTGAGGGTGAGGATGAAATTGATAATGTAGAGGATGCAAATTTGTATGAAAATGTTGATGGGGGGAGTTCCATATTTGAATCAAATTTTTCAAAGTGTGGATGAGGCCGGTCATTTTTTTAGGGCTTATGCTTTACGAAATGGATTTGCGATTAAAATTCAAGCTAGCCATCGTAATAAAGACAACGAGATATATGGTCGTTTATATATTTGTAGGCTTTATGGAAAAAGTGTCGTCGCCGAGAGTAGTCAAAATAAACGGCGTAGAGAGGTTCTTCCTAAAAGCGAGTGCAAGGTGAGGATGTAtgtcaattatcaaaagaaaaaacatCACTGGGAGGTAACTAGCCTTGAATTGGTACACAACCACGGTCTTGTTTCCCCTAGTAAGATGAATTTGGTACAACGAGAAAGACATGTCAACACCGTGACCCGTAGTTTGATAAAAACGCTTTATGGTTCGGGGGTTCGTAATTGTCAAGTGATGAATGTGATTGGTAACATTCATGGAGGTAATGACAAAGTTGGTTTCAATGTTCAACATGTTAGGAATGTGTTAAGAGACGAGAGGATGAAAAGGTTTGAGATTAGTGACGCCCAAGCGGGGTTGGACTTGTTGCATAGGTTGAATGAAGAAAGTggttctaaatattttattaggaCTGAAGTCGATGTAGAGAATCGCTTGAAGTGTCTAGTATGGATTGATCCGAGATGTATAATGGCTTACCAAAATTTTGGCGATGTTATGGCTTTTGATACCACTTATCGGACAAATAGGTATGCAATGCCATTTGTCCCATTTACCGGAGTCAATCATCATTATCAATCGGTAATTTTCGGGTTTGCATTGATGCGGGATGAACACGCGTCGACTTTTGAGTGGATTCTTCGTACTTGGCTTGAAGGTGTGGGGAATAATCCTCCATTGACTATAATCACGGATCAAGATCAAGCCATGGCAAGCGCTATTGCGGTTGTACTCCCGAATACTACCCATTTATTGTGTTCTTGGCACATTAGTCAAAAATTGCCGGAGAAATTAGCTCATTATTATTCGGCTTTTCCGGAATTCAAGACGGACTTCAACAATTGCATTTATAAATCTCTCACCGAATGTGTTTTTGAAGCTAGATGGGCGTCGTTTGTGGAAAAGTATCACTTGCAAGATCATAAATGGTTAAAGGGGTTATATGAGTTGAAGCACAAGTGGATTCCTGCATATACTAGAAACAAATTTTCGGCGTTTCAAAATAGTACATCGAGGAGTGAGGGGATGAATTCTTTCTTTGATAAGTATGTGAGTTCGGCAACGGGTTTGAAGGAATTCATTGAAAATGCCCAAAAAGCATTGGCAAGGCAATTCATGAGGGAGAAGGAAGAAGATTATGTCACCATTAATCTAAAACGTCCCATGAAATTGCATACCACATTGGAGTATCATGCTTCTTGTATCTACACTAAGGAAATGTTTAGAAGATTTCAAGATGAATTGGTCGAGTCTTCAAAATACTTTGTTGAAAAAGACCGACGAGCTAGTGAAGAAGGGGAGAGAATGGGGGATGTTTATACGTACTATAGTTGTTATAGGCCCATGTCCGAGCCTACGAGAAGAAATGTTTATTTTGTGGCATTCGAGAAAGCAAGCTCTTTGGGAATGTGTACGTGTAGAATGCTTGAACATTCGGGGCTACCTTGTAGACACCTATTGGCGGTCTTCACTAAGAAACGGGTTTCGGAAATTCCCCCGTATTACATAAACCGGAGGTGGACAATGCAtgccaatagagttgatggtgtgtTGCCTTACAATTTGGATGTTGGACAAAGTCATGAGATGACCTCAACCGATCGATTTAATAGCATGACAATGTTAACCATGAGTTTTTGTCAAAGTAGCATTGCATCCAAGGAACGGTATGATTATGCCGTTGGAGTGATGAATCGAGAAATACCAATTCTCGAAAAAATGAGCGTTGATGGAATTAAATCTTACGAAAGCAATTCGCAAGCTCCAAATGCAGGTGCTCATGAAGAAACAATTCTTGACCCTATTATGTCCCAAACTAAAGGGAGGAAGAAGGACGTTCGTTTCAAAGTCCAATAGAATCGATTGGTAAAAAGGAGAAGCCGCCAAGAAGGTGCACTTATTGTCAAATGGAAGGCCATGATAAAAGGAAGTGTGCTAGTAGACTAGAAGATCTTAAAAATGTTCAAGAATCGCAATATAATTAGTGGTGTACCATTTTGTAACCGAATGTTGTAATCTTTAAATGGATTTCAATTTTAAGTGTTTAACATTGCTTTCTTTTTTGTTATGttttattgtcatataattgccaattattgtcatataattgtgTTTTATTGTGATAGGTAACATGACTAGCGAGTATAGTGGTGAGAACAACTCCGATCATAGTTGTGATTCGGTTTCCCACGTTAGCAACACATTCTCGGACTCCCTACCAAGCGACTCGTGGTATGAGGATAATGACGAGGAAGATGTGGTCTCACCAACCTTTAGTGAGATGGAAGATGCATGTGCCGAGTTGATGCCCCTTGTGGACAATGACGAGCCGCCCCATGTGGAGGAAGAGGAAACGGACTTGTACCCACCCGATGAGGAGGCTTATAGGGCCAAAAATTGGATCGAGGCATGCAATTGGATGGAGGGTACTGAACCGTGGAGATTGGTGAACTCTCATCCGGATCCGTACTTCCTTCCGATCTTGAATTTGGGCAACAACACGCCCGATGGAAAATGGAAAAAATCCGGATGGAATGGCGGTAAGCTTGTTAAATGTGATCGGATTGCTGATATTGTAAACTTGAGGCCTCGTGAGGGTTGTAATATGGACCAAATACGCATCGAATATGTGAAGGGTTGGGTTTCACACCTAACGGGAGGGACGGAGAGGGAACGCGGGACATGTTTTGCAAGATTTCGTCTCTACGATGGCTCGAATATGATTCCGGTTACCATTTGGAACGACTCCAACCCTTACCCTTGGAAACTTATGGAAGGCCATATCCGTGATGGTTGTGTACTTGTTCTCTACCATATTGCATGCTTCGTGGATACTACGCAAGGAGTTGCTCAACACCGGTTATCCGGTGGTCTTTCTAATATACTAGGTATTTTTGGTTAGGACCaatatatttcataaaatttagTGGATTGTATTGATCATCTAATTTTCATTCGAATCTATGTATTTTCATTTAATTTttatatgaatttatatgaatcttCTATGAATTAAAGTATGAAATTTGAGATTGAAAGTGTACCTAAAAATTTGAGATTGAAAAGTAAAGTTTACAAGTCGAACTATACATTACAAATTGTTATGAAATGTATTGAAAagtttttttcaatatttggacAAGCGTTGACTTTCGTTGACTTTTTTAAGGAATTTTCAATTTATcgtaaaaaatgaaaaaaaataaattttttttgaaaatcactCATTACCATATTTTAAGACTTTTGAGAGTAGTTTGGATTAGTGAAAGTTAGTTTAGGACTAACTTCCAAAAATTAAGCAATTTCAACAGAAGATTAATTTGCACATACTATGTTTCCCCTGTCTTTTGCTCTGTTTTCAGGTGCAAAAAACAAAACTGATGGACCGCGGAAATTTTCTGCGGTTGGGCTGTAGACGGACCGCGGAAATTTTCCGCGGTTGGGGCCATTAAATTGTTTTTTTGCAGATTGAAAACAGAGCAGCCAGGAAATTCACAACCAAATTCACAACCAAATCCACAACCAAATTCCACCAAAATCCCAACACCTACAACACTAAAATCCACCAAATTCCACCAAAATCTACCAAATTCCACCAAAATCCACAACAACCCAAAATGCTCAAAAATAACAAAAATCCAACAAAATTAAACAACGTCAAACCAAACAAACCAAATAAACCAAATAAAACCCGACAACATAAAATGAAATCCAACTACATAATTCAACAACCTAAAATCAAATGAAATCCAACTAAATAATCCGACAACCTAAAATGAAATGCAATCCAACTACATAATCCGACAAACTAAAACACTATGAAATTCAACTACGAAGCCTCGTGACGCCTACGCATACGAATCCCGGGAATCCCCCTTGCCTTCCCTAACTGAAGCTCCCTGGCTATCCGATACCTAAAGGTATCCACCTCCTCCTGCGACCAATTTGGTACCTCAGCTAAGTCATATCCTTGTGTGAAGTAGTCCATGTACTTCATCACATAAACACCACAATCATTAGAGTTTCGTTGCTTTGGCCTGGACGGTAGAGCTAGGACCTCGACTGAAGTAGGGTCAAGCCCCTCGACTGGGTGTACCATATGCAATAGCCTCGGCAACAACCATGACTGCAATGAAATTATGATCCGAGAATGAATATAATATACAATTGGTAAGGACTATATAGAAGACAGTAATAGTAGAGGAACATACCACCACTCGTATATCCTCACGATAATCCGGCTCGTCATTCATTGAATCTATGATAAGACCTTCAAATCGTCTAGTACCGAACATGAACAAAACCCAATGCACATCTCCGACACAACATGGGATGAATATGTAGTCCGCCTCGAGAACGGAAGGACCAACAGTAGCACTGGAAAACCCGGTAAAGCTACGTAATGCTTTATTCCATGCCCTCTGCAATGTATCTCCACCGACCCTCGATGCTTTTCTGATTTTCTTCACATGTCATTTCCTAAGAACCATGAAGTAGGGATCCATGAAATAATAGATGGGTTTCCTCTCCCATATACCTCCAGTGTGAATCTCCTCCTCCCGAGTCCTTAGCAATCCCTGCAAGTATATATGAATGCAACAAGTAAAATAAATGCAACAAGTAAAATTAATGCAACAAGTAAAATAAATGCAAAACTAAAATATATTAGACAACGAACAATACCATATAAGTGTATATGATCCTGTCATCAACCCATGTTCCTGGAGCCAGACTCTGCATAGCTGATGCATGGACGTGATAGTCCTGAACACTAAGACCACCGGGATTCCTCGGCGCCATCCCAAAGCCCCATCCCCAATCTGAATATATAGCATTCTTCTTTGTCATGCTGAGACTCTTAGTGATACTCCACTTCTCCTCTTTCATCCTACGGGATGCAAGCTTCGCGGGCCTACTAGATGAGGCAATAGCCTGGGGTGGCTGAGACACATGCTGGGATGGCTGTGTCATGTCAACGACATCCTGGGCAGGAATGGCTGGAATGTCAAAGTCGTCAGCCAAAGGTGCAATGAAATCTGATTTTATGTTCTGAAATGTGGGAGGTCTGTAGGCGGGTCCTTTGATCTTCTTCATCAACCGAGAGAATGGTGTGAGGAAGGTAGCAGAAATCCTCCCAAACTCCTCCACAAACTCAAGAGGAACCCTAGCATCCAGCTGCTTCAACATATTAAGCCCGGCAACCATCTACAAACAAAAACAAGCAAACATTTTTTCATTAATTCCACAAGGATATCATATCATCAAGATGAAATACGTGTGAATGCAAATTTTATAGTGTGTGGGGGTGTAATGTGAAATATGCATATTTGTAAAACACTTACAACTTCATAGCCCTTGAGGCTATCATACAACTCCCTCGTCTTGTACTGCTGCTGAGGCTGTGGATCGGGCTTCCCTATGCGCATACGAGATATATCAGCATACCACGCCATGTAATCAGCCTTCGAAGCTATGTCTACCGAGTCATCAACAAGGCCATCCAAATCTGAACAGAACCTGGCCCATTTGCCAATATCAATAAACCACCGCACCAGCCAATCCTCCCCTGCAAACGTGGCATCCTTAGCCCCCCTGTAACCAACCATGTTCACCGGTGCCCGTGGAATCTGGGGACTAGAACCAAACTGTCTCGACACCCTGTCCGGATGCTGCCACTCGACCACGTCGTAACATACAAGGGGAACTCGACCGCACCCAGCTAACTGTGCCTGTATCATCTCGCTGTCCATAACATCCTCGAACCTAGCATAAGGCCTCCAGACCACCTCATCACCAGCAACACCATCAAACTCACCCCTATAGAACGGTAAGCTGTGGTGAGGGCCTGACATCCTGCGCTTCTTCGAAACCCCGACATGAGTATCACTAGCATAGGCCCATCCCTCAGCAACCGGATAATCCTCCTGATCGGGAGATCGTAAAGGCACGCCAATACGAGGAAATCTCTCATAAGACCAAACCTGTAACACCCAGACACAACAAGCAATGCTCTTGCTGCCCTTCCTTGTAGCAATCTCCAAACCCCGGTATATATGAGCTAACACAGCTGCACCTCAAGCATAATAAGGAATCTCCCGCATATTAATCAACGGGTGCATATACCGAACATGAACAAAAGAGCGGTTGATGCTGGGGAAGAGGATACAACCCATAATGAATAGCAGATATGCCTTGGTATGTACAACCGTGGCCCTCATATTGTTCTTCTCAGGCTTCTGTGCACCATATCTCTCAAACAACCACCCCAGCTTGATGTTATTCCGATACAAAGCCTCCTTCACCTCCTCCTCGGTCAAAGGCTCAAACCAATTATTAGCAAAATACGCCGCCTTGTTCTCTATCACCCCACAAGTCAGCGCATCCCCCTGAACTGGCACCCCTAAAATAAACCCCACATCCTCCAATGTAACAGTCATCTCGCCCTGCCTCGTGAAAAAAGTGTTGGTCTCAGGTCTCCAACGCTCCACCAAAGCAGATATCAACCGAGTGTCAGTAGCCAAGACAACAGCAGGGTCTGCAAAAATCCCAAATCCAAGCATGTGTAGCAATTTCCGCTGTGGTCTCCTTAACTTCCACAAGTGCAATGACTTGTTCCCCGAATAGCTCTGCAACTCATCTCTCCCTGCACCATCCCAAACATCCTCACTGACGTGATACCGATTGTCCCAAATAATATTATGTGCGTTAAGACCCGGCAACATATTCCCGAAATCATCAAAATTATCCATACCTGAAAATATTGCCAACAAAATTCATCAATCACCACAATAAAAACACCACAACGTACACAATAAAAACAATCACCACATATATAAACACCAAGTACATAATACATTAACCACTATATTCGCAATTCGTAATTATTCATCCCAAAAATTAATTACATCCCCAAAAATTAAGCACCAAAATTTAACCCCTAAattaaccctaatttcataattatAAATTCTTAATATAATTCGAATGTAACACCAATTTTATCATTAAATTCTATTTTTacattaaataattcaaaattaatactAATTCATTCGAATTTCACACTAATTTTTTCATTAATTCGATTTATACACTAAATTAATTCGAAATTATCACtagttattttttattttaccACTAATTTATCCTGAAAATTATTcgaaattaaaatttaattaaacaaattttaaataaatgaaatctaATGAAACGAATTTTTACACTAATTTTATTCGAATTTTCCACTAATTCAATTCGAATTTTTACACTAATTTTATCATTAAATCCtaaaaaatgaattaaaatatacgaaaataacactaattaattctaaattaacactaatttatcctaaaaatcgaattaaatcaattccaAATTATGAACCCTGGAAATTCTAAAAATTCGAATTTAATCATATTACGATTAATATGTTAATTCATTACAAAGATTCATACATAAATTAACCCTAAAAATTtgaattacataaataaaatcaGATATAAAACAAGAAAAATACATAAATTTATATCAATAAAACTGTAAATAACAAAAAAGAATCGAATATATACCTTAATGACGAAAAAGGTGAATGATTTAAGCTTTTGGATTGTTGGTTCTTGCTTCTGCTGCTTCTGCTGGAATTTTCTGCGGCTGCTGTGCGGCTGTGTTTGTGTTTGTATATTGTGAAGAGTCTGTGTTTGCTAGGGATTAGGCAAAAAAAAATGACACCAACCGCGGAAATTTTCCGCGGCCCGTGGCTAGGGATATTTTAGTAATTTCTCTGGACCGCGGAAAATTTCAGCGGTCCGCTGTGATCTCAGCCTTCTATTTCCCCATCCAACGGTTACAATTGTGTTTGTTGTGAACCGGTCTACAACAAACGTTTGTTGTAGACCGGCCCCCATGTTGGAAAGGAACCAACAGTGAACCTAAGTAAATTTTATCAATTACCTTGTCTCTTGATTCAGAAATCCATCTCCTTGCATAAAAAAATTTCACCCATCACCTGTAAGCAAATTTTCAAACCATACTCTCTATAACTATTGATTAAAAAAATCATACTCTGTGTAACTATCGTATAACTTAAAAAAATTACATACTCTCTGTAACATTAATAAAATGTAACTTTGGCCTGGAAGAAAGGAAGATGTTTGCGCTGGTCATACTAAAGCTATGAACCCGATAATCAAAATTAAACACCAAGGAAACAATAAACTATTTTGCAATAATGAACATCAGACTACTAACTCAATACTCAAGAATGTTATGTGCGAGAGCACATATACATTTATACTCAAGAATGTTATGTGTTAGCATTTCTAAAAGATAGTTAAACTAAAGTCAAATAATAGCCTCCAGCTCCAGGATGTGAGTGTCAATGTAAATGCTAACACTGGCTTTAGAT is a window from the Apium graveolens cultivar Ventura chromosome 1, ASM990537v1, whole genome shotgun sequence genome containing:
- the LOC141673865 gene encoding uncharacterized protein LOC141673865, with product MSGPHHSLPFYRGEFDGVAGDEVVWRPYARFEDVMDSEMIQAQLAGCGRVPLVCYDVVEWQHPDRVSRQFGSSPQIPRAPVNMVGYRGAKDATFAGEDWLVRWFIDIGKWARFCSDLDGLVDDSVDIASKADYMAWYADISRMRIGKPDPQPQQQYKTRELYDSLKGYEVMVAGLNMLKQLDARVPLEFVEEFGRISATFLTPFSRLMKKIKGPAYRPPTFQNIKSDFIAPLADDFDIPAIPAQDVVDMTQPSQHVSQPPQAIASSSRPAKLASRRMKEEKWSITKSLSMTKKNAIYSDWGWGFGMAPRNPGGLSVQDYHVHASAMQSLAPGTWVDDRIIYTYMGLLRTREEEIHTGGIWERKPIYYFMDPYFMVLRK